One part of the Paraburkholderia flagellata genome encodes these proteins:
- a CDS encoding ABC transporter permease subunit: protein MKPNRVLMFIALGLGFAFLYIPILSLIVYSFNESQLVTVWTRFSTRWYQALITDDELITAAWLSLRIALMTAFASVFIGTWAGFVLARMGRFRGFTLFSGMINAPLVIPEVIQGISLLLLFVEMGKLIGWPAGRGVFTIWIGHVMLCISYVAIIVQSRVRELNPSLEEAALDLGATPFKVFFQITLPLISQALAAGWLLSFTLSIDDLVLSAFLSGPGSTTLPLVVFSRVRLGLNPEMNALATLFIAVVTVGVIAGNYFMQRAERKRMAMAV, encoded by the coding sequence ATGAAACCGAATCGCGTTCTGATGTTCATCGCGCTCGGCCTGGGCTTCGCGTTTCTCTATATCCCGATCCTGAGCCTGATCGTCTATTCGTTCAACGAGTCGCAACTCGTGACGGTGTGGACGCGCTTTTCCACGCGCTGGTATCAGGCGCTCATCACCGACGACGAGTTGATCACCGCCGCGTGGCTCTCGCTGCGCATCGCGCTGATGACGGCGTTCGCCTCGGTGTTCATCGGCACGTGGGCGGGCTTCGTGCTCGCGCGCATGGGGCGCTTCCGCGGCTTCACGCTCTTCTCGGGCATGATCAACGCGCCGCTCGTGATTCCGGAAGTGATCCAGGGCATTTCGCTGCTGCTGCTCTTCGTGGAAATGGGCAAGCTGATCGGCTGGCCCGCGGGGCGCGGCGTGTTCACGATCTGGATCGGCCACGTCATGCTGTGCATTTCGTACGTCGCCATCATCGTGCAGTCGCGCGTGCGCGAGTTGAACCCGTCGCTTGAAGAGGCTGCGCTGGATCTGGGCGCGACACCGTTCAAGGTGTTCTTCCAGATCACGCTGCCGCTCATCTCGCAAGCGCTCGCGGCCGGCTGGCTGCTCTCGTTCACGCTCTCGATCGACGATCTGGTGCTCTCGGCCTTCCTTTCTGGCCCGGGCTCGACCACGTTACCGCTCGTGGTGTTCTCGCGCGTGCGCCTCGGCCTGAACCCGGAGATGAACGCGCTCGCAACGCTGTTCATCGCGGTCGTGACAGTGGGTGTGATCGCCGGCAACTATTTCATGCAACGCGCGGAGCGCAAACGTATGGCGATGGCGGTTTGA
- a CDS encoding ABC transporter permease subunit encodes MSTTTFRNILNWPAKRFNLTGRTAVVAGPFIWLLLFFLVPFVLVVKISFADQQLGIPPYTELASYAEGVWHIALDFSHYAFLFQDTLYFATYVNSVVVAAISTLLCLIIGYPMAYYIARSNPASRNILMMAVMLPFWTSFLIRVYAWIGILKNNGLLNNFLMSIGIIHSPLELYHTNTAVYIGMVYSYLPFLVMPLYAHLVKMDLTLLEAAYDLGAKPWRAFVEITLPLSKNGVIAGCLLVFIPAVGEYVIPELLGGANTLMIGRVMWNEFFDNADWPMASAVTCAMVLLLLVPMALFQHYQAKELEGRGK; translated from the coding sequence ATGAGCACGACGACTTTCCGTAACATCCTGAACTGGCCGGCCAAGCGCTTTAACCTGACGGGCCGCACGGCAGTCGTGGCGGGCCCGTTCATCTGGCTGCTGCTGTTCTTCCTCGTGCCGTTCGTCCTGGTGGTGAAGATCAGCTTCGCCGACCAGCAGCTCGGCATTCCGCCGTACACGGAACTCGCGTCGTACGCGGAAGGTGTCTGGCACATCGCGCTCGACTTCTCGCACTACGCGTTCCTGTTCCAGGACACCCTGTACTTCGCGACCTACGTGAATTCGGTTGTCGTGGCGGCGATTTCGACGCTGCTGTGCCTCATCATCGGCTATCCGATGGCGTATTACATCGCGCGCTCGAATCCGGCCTCGCGCAACATCCTCATGATGGCCGTGATGCTGCCGTTCTGGACGTCGTTCCTGATCCGCGTGTACGCCTGGATCGGCATCCTCAAGAACAACGGACTGCTAAACAATTTCCTGATGTCGATCGGCATCATTCATTCGCCCCTCGAGCTCTATCACACGAACACGGCCGTCTATATCGGCATGGTGTATTCGTATCTGCCGTTTCTCGTGATGCCGCTCTACGCGCACCTCGTGAAGATGGACCTCACGCTGCTCGAAGCCGCCTACGACCTCGGCGCCAAGCCGTGGCGCGCGTTCGTGGAGATCACGCTGCCGCTCTCGAAGAACGGCGTAATCGCGGGCTGCCTGCTGGTGTTCATTCCGGCGGTGGGCGAGTACGTGATTCCTGAGCTGCTCGGCGGTGCAAACACGCTGATGATCGGTCGCGTCATGTGGAACGAGTTCTTCGACAACGCCGACTGGCCGATGGCCTCCGCCGTCACCTGCGCGATGGTGCTCCTGCTGCTCGTGCCGATGGCGCTGTTCCAGCACTACCAGGCGAAGGAACTGGAGGGCCGCGGCAAATGA
- a CDS encoding class I SAM-dependent methyltransferase: MIDDSTRRFTDRVADYVKFRPTYPREVATFVHVECGIAPGALVADIGAGTGLSTKHFLDAGHPVTAVEPNGAMRAAADELLGGYKGYRSVAGTAEATTLDTASVDLVSAAQAFHWFHKTDTQREFARILKPRGKIVLFWNSRLLEGSAFLEGYEALLQRFCPDYARVAETYPDPAAMADWFGDGFEHQTVFPNAQLLDYDGLRGRLMSSSYAPRAGDERHEPMLAALRALFEATQKDGTVNFAYETRVYAGHPQRV; encoded by the coding sequence ATGATCGACGATTCCACCCGGCGTTTCACGGACCGGGTCGCAGACTACGTGAAATTCCGGCCGACCTATCCGCGCGAAGTGGCGACCTTCGTGCACGTGGAGTGCGGCATTGCGCCGGGCGCGCTCGTGGCCGACATCGGTGCGGGTACGGGCCTCTCCACGAAGCATTTTCTCGACGCGGGCCACCCCGTCACGGCCGTCGAGCCGAACGGGGCCATGCGCGCCGCGGCGGACGAACTGCTAGGCGGCTACAAAGGCTATCGCAGTGTGGCGGGCACGGCGGAGGCGACGACGCTCGACACCGCGAGCGTGGACCTCGTGAGCGCCGCGCAGGCGTTCCACTGGTTCCACAAGACCGATACGCAGCGCGAATTCGCGCGCATCCTGAAACCGCGCGGCAAGATCGTGCTGTTCTGGAACAGCCGCCTGCTCGAAGGTTCGGCGTTTCTGGAGGGCTACGAGGCGCTGCTGCAGCGTTTTTGCCCCGACTACGCGCGCGTGGCCGAAACCTATCCCGACCCGGCCGCGATGGCCGACTGGTTCGGCGATGGCTTCGAGCATCAGACCGTGTTCCCGAATGCGCAATTGCTCGACTACGACGGCCTGCGCGGACGGCTGATGTCGTCGTCGTACGCGCCGCGCGCGGGCGATGAGCGCCACGAGCCGATGCTCGCGGCGCTGCGCGCGCTGTTCGAGGCGACGCAAAAGGACGGTACGGTGAACTTCGCGTACGAGACGCGCGTGTATGCGGGGCATCCGCAGCGCGTCTAA
- a CDS encoding tetratricopeptide repeat protein produces MKKFLAAASIAVASFAFTGGVTFAVPGVQQIESAMSQGDWQRADSGLTEVLQAHPDNARAHYLYAQVLDREGRYSDALTQVQQAKSLDPQIRFTQPQRFAQVEAKIRSDATRAGAVTTSSSNNPFTQQAAAPTPQRQGPGMGMWIGIAIVLVGIALVLRWTLRRAKSTEDAKAGGDRLDQLKRATELLNGVRSLKLDVKLSTAPGHEALEKEVEGLEAQLRGLVETLSNSANPRPPYEIEDLERQFASLKARAEGRPDPNAQPAAPDYGSNSTYAREADAAFGRQPQYPPAPPQQPPQVIVQQGGGGMGGMGGLLTGVLLGEALNHGRDRVIERDVFVDEDGRRVQRDGNGNGGGLDFGQGSNNWDDGSGGGGVDMGSNDSSDDWNNS; encoded by the coding sequence ATGAAAAAGTTTCTTGCCGCTGCCAGCATCGCTGTCGCGTCGTTCGCCTTCACGGGCGGCGTTACGTTCGCCGTGCCTGGCGTGCAGCAGATCGAATCCGCGATGTCCCAGGGCGACTGGCAACGCGCCGACTCCGGCCTGACCGAAGTCCTGCAGGCGCATCCGGACAACGCTCGCGCCCACTACCTCTACGCCCAGGTGCTCGACCGCGAAGGCCGCTACAGCGACGCGCTCACGCAGGTCCAGCAGGCGAAGTCGCTCGATCCGCAAATCCGTTTCACCCAGCCGCAGCGTTTCGCGCAGGTCGAAGCGAAGATCCGTTCTGACGCCACGCGCGCCGGCGCGGTGACGACGAGCAGTTCGAACAACCCGTTCACGCAGCAAGCAGCGGCTCCAACGCCGCAAAGGCAGGGTCCTGGTATGGGTATGTGGATTGGCATAGCTATTGTATTGGTCGGCATTGCGCTCGTGCTGCGCTGGACGTTGCGCCGCGCGAAGTCCACCGAAGACGCCAAGGCCGGCGGCGACCGCCTCGACCAGCTCAAGCGCGCCACCGAACTGCTCAACGGCGTGCGCTCGCTCAAGCTCGACGTGAAGCTCTCGACCGCGCCCGGCCACGAAGCGCTCGAAAAGGAAGTCGAAGGGCTCGAAGCGCAGTTGCGCGGCCTCGTCGAAACGCTCTCGAACAGCGCAAATCCGCGGCCGCCGTATGAGATCGAGGACCTCGAACGCCAGTTCGCGAGCCTCAAGGCGCGCGCCGAGGGCCGCCCCGATCCGAATGCACAGCCCGCTGCGCCGGACTACGGCAGCAACTCCACCTACGCGCGTGAAGCCGACGCCGCGTTCGGGCGTCAGCCGCAGTATCCGCCTGCGCCGCCGCAGCAACCGCCGCAGGTCATCGTGCAGCAAGGCGGCGGTGGCATGGGTGGCATGGGCGGACTGCTCACGGGCGTCCTGCTTGGCGAAGCACTGAACCATGGCCGTGACCGCGTAATCGAGCGCGACGTGTTCGTCGACGAGGATGGCCGCCGTGTTCAGCGCGACGGCAACGGCAATGGCGGCGGCCTCGACTTCGGCCAGGGGTCGAACAACTGGGACGACGGCTCGGGCGGCGGCGGTGTCGATATGGGCAGCAACGACAGTTCGGACGACTGGAACAACTCCTGA
- a CDS encoding PspA/IM30 family protein — protein sequence MSLFDSISRTVKGLLNDAADSVQDPSRDARQIVRELDDSIARAENSLVEIQAQVATQQSKRDVAADKAKKYEDGAKRALQSGDEALAREALGAQQTAEAERDALAGELAKLEPSVDQLKQQIDDMRQRRNDLNARSNILQAKQQIAQAKDVAATALGGIGGKNLDGDFQKLEEKVALSNARSDARLNSSDQSSGKALDDKLAALNKGPSVDERLEALKKQMNTPAQ from the coding sequence ATGTCGCTTTTCGACTCCATCTCTCGCACCGTCAAGGGGCTGCTCAACGACGCGGCCGACTCGGTGCAGGATCCGTCGCGCGACGCGCGCCAGATCGTGCGTGAGCTCGACGACAGCATCGCCCGCGCGGAGAACTCGCTCGTCGAGATCCAGGCGCAGGTCGCGACACAGCAAAGCAAGCGCGACGTGGCCGCCGACAAGGCGAAGAAGTACGAAGACGGCGCGAAGCGCGCGCTGCAATCGGGCGACGAAGCGCTCGCACGCGAAGCACTCGGCGCGCAGCAAACGGCCGAAGCCGAACGCGACGCACTCGCGGGCGAACTCGCGAAGCTCGAACCGTCGGTCGATCAACTCAAGCAGCAGATCGACGACATGCGCCAGCGCCGCAACGACCTGAACGCGCGCTCGAACATCCTGCAGGCGAAGCAGCAGATCGCCCAGGCGAAGGATGTCGCGGCCACGGCACTTGGCGGCATCGGTGGCAAGAATCTCGACGGCGACTTCCAGAAACTGGAAGAGAAGGTCGCGCTTTCGAACGCACGCTCGGACGCCCGGCTGAATTCGTCGGACCAGTCGAGCGGCAAGGCGCTCGACGACAAGCTCGCGGCGCTCAACAAGGGTCCGTCGGTGGACGAGCGCCTCGAGGCGCTCAAGAAGCAGATGAACACGCCGGCACAATAA
- a CDS encoding flavin-containing monooxygenase — MANEALGNGALRIAIIGSGFSGIGMAIRLRRMGVESFTIYEAAASLGGTWRDNAYPGAACDIPSHLYSFSFEMNPSWTRTFAPQHEILDYLRHCAHKYDVERFIEYRSRVRAARFVKARGFWQVEVERDGAIKTIEADIVIAANGPLSRPALPQIAGIERFEGKLFHSARWDHDYALEGKRIAVIGTGASAIQFVPHIQPRAAQITVFQRTPPWIMPRRDRAISERWRWIYRHMPFAQRVARAGIYWQHESRALGFAVEPRLLKTPTKFALSYLAHKVKDPELRARLTPDYLLGCKRVLLSSDYYPALAQPNAELVTDAIREVVPDGIVTADGTHRPYDAIVCGTGFQVNDVDAPFQVTGASGQDLGEMWRRNGPEAYLGASIAGFPNLFFMVGPNTALGHNSMIYMIESHIAYIAACIRALQRSGARTMEVRAEAQQSWNARVQARFARTVWQSGCRSYYLTQAGKNTALWPGFTFMFRRRTRRVRTADYAFER, encoded by the coding sequence ATGGCCAATGAAGCGCTCGGCAACGGGGCACTGCGCATCGCCATCATCGGCAGCGGCTTTTCCGGCATCGGCATGGCGATCCGTCTGCGCCGCATGGGCGTGGAGTCGTTCACGATCTATGAGGCAGCCGCGAGCCTCGGCGGCACGTGGCGCGACAACGCCTATCCGGGTGCCGCTTGCGATATTCCTTCGCACCTCTACTCGTTTTCGTTCGAGATGAATCCGTCGTGGACACGCACCTTTGCGCCGCAACACGAGATTCTCGACTACCTGCGCCATTGCGCGCACAAGTACGACGTCGAGCGCTTCATCGAATACCGTTCGCGCGTACGCGCGGCGCGCTTCGTGAAGGCGCGCGGCTTCTGGCAAGTGGAGGTCGAGCGCGACGGCGCGATCAAGACGATCGAAGCGGATATCGTGATCGCCGCGAACGGTCCGCTCTCGCGCCCGGCACTGCCACAAATCGCGGGCATCGAGCGCTTCGAAGGCAAGCTCTTCCACTCGGCGCGCTGGGACCACGACTATGCGCTCGAAGGCAAGCGCATCGCAGTGATCGGCACTGGGGCAAGCGCGATCCAGTTCGTGCCGCATATCCAGCCGCGCGCCGCGCAGATCACGGTGTTTCAGCGCACTCCGCCGTGGATCATGCCGCGGCGTGATCGCGCCATCAGCGAACGCTGGCGCTGGATTTATCGGCACATGCCCTTCGCGCAACGCGTGGCGCGCGCCGGGATTTACTGGCAGCACGAATCGCGCGCGCTTGGCTTCGCGGTGGAGCCGCGCCTGCTCAAGACGCCGACGAAGTTCGCGCTGAGCTATCTCGCGCATAAGGTGAAAGACCCCGAACTGCGCGCGCGGCTCACGCCCGACTATCTGCTGGGCTGCAAGCGCGTGCTGCTCTCGAGCGACTACTACCCTGCCCTCGCGCAGCCGAACGCGGAACTGGTGACCGACGCGATCCGCGAGGTCGTGCCCGACGGAATCGTCACCGCCGACGGCACGCATCGGCCTTACGACGCGATCGTCTGCGGCACGGGCTTTCAGGTCAACGACGTGGACGCGCCTTTCCAGGTTACCGGCGCGAGCGGTCAGGACCTCGGCGAAATGTGGCGGCGCAACGGCCCCGAGGCGTACCTCGGCGCGAGCATCGCGGGTTTCCCGAATCTCTTCTTCATGGTCGGGCCGAACACGGCGCTCGGGCACAACTCGATGATCTACATGATCGAGTCGCACATCGCCTATATCGCCGCCTGCATCCGAGCGCTGCAGCGCTCGGGCGCGCGTACGATGGAGGTGCGCGCCGAGGCGCAGCAAAGCTGGAACGCGCGCGTGCAAGCGCGTTTCGCGCGCACCGTGTGGCAGTCGGGCTGCCGCAGCTACTACCTCACGCAGGCGGGCAAGAACACCGCGCTGTGGCCTGGCTTCACGTTCATGTTCCGCCGCAGAACGCGCCGCGTGCGCACCGCCGACTACGCGTTCGAGCGTTAG
- a CDS encoding ABC transporter ATP-binding protein encodes MSDQSSAPATAGSLPSGFTAADSAADNFVQIVDVVKKFGETTAVKGVNLSVKKGELFALLGSSGCGKSTLLRMLAGLETVTSGKILIDGEDLASMPPYRRPVNMMFQSYALFPHMTVESNVGFGLRQEGVKKGELKDRVANALELVQMTRFARRKPHQLSGGQQQRVALARSLVKRPKLLLLDEPMSALDKQIRQRTQIELVNILDKVGVTCIMVTHDQEEAMTMAARLAVMSEGEIIQLGTPNQVYEFPNSRFSAEFIGSTNLFDGNVVEDEPDHVFVECPELPVRLYVNHGITGPLGMPVTISVRPERIALTRKPPEGVFNWGKGVVKNIAYMGGYSLYHVKLDSGKTVVANMSSLALSEIDSPTWEDEVYVRWSASAGVVLTS; translated from the coding sequence ATGAGTGACCAGTCGAGCGCGCCGGCAACTGCCGGCTCGCTGCCTTCGGGCTTCACCGCGGCAGATTCGGCCGCGGACAACTTCGTGCAGATCGTCGATGTCGTCAAGAAGTTCGGCGAGACGACGGCAGTCAAGGGCGTCAACCTGTCAGTGAAGAAGGGGGAGCTCTTTGCGCTGCTTGGCAGCTCGGGCTGCGGCAAGTCCACCTTGCTGCGCATGCTCGCGGGTCTCGAAACCGTGACGTCGGGCAAGATCCTGATCGACGGCGAGGACCTGGCCTCCATGCCGCCGTACCGCCGGCCGGTCAACATGATGTTCCAGTCGTACGCGCTCTTTCCGCACATGACGGTGGAGTCGAACGTGGGCTTCGGGCTGCGCCAGGAAGGCGTGAAGAAAGGCGAGCTCAAGGATCGCGTGGCCAACGCGCTCGAACTCGTGCAGATGACGCGCTTCGCCAGGCGCAAGCCGCATCAGCTTTCGGGCGGCCAGCAGCAGCGCGTGGCGCTCGCGCGCTCGCTCGTGAAGCGTCCCAAGCTGCTCCTGCTCGACGAGCCGATGTCGGCACTCGACAAGCAGATTCGCCAGCGCACGCAAATCGAACTCGTCAACATTCTCGATAAGGTCGGCGTCACCTGCATCATGGTCACGCACGACCAGGAAGAGGCGATGACGATGGCGGCGCGCCTCGCGGTGATGAGCGAAGGCGAGATCATCCAGCTCGGCACGCCGAACCAGGTCTACGAATTCCCGAACAGCCGCTTCTCGGCGGAGTTCATCGGTTCGACCAATCTCTTCGACGGCAATGTGGTCGAGGACGAGCCCGATCACGTGTTCGTCGAGTGCCCGGAACTGCCGGTGCGCCTGTATGTGAACCACGGCATCACCGGGCCGCTCGGCATGCCCGTGACGATCTCCGTGCGCCCCGAGCGCATCGCGCTCACGCGCAAGCCGCCCGAAGGCGTGTTCAACTGGGGCAAGGGCGTCGTGAAGAACATCGCGTACATGGGCGGCTACTCGCTCTATCACGTCAAGCTCGACTCGGGCAAAACCGTGGTGGCGAACATGTCGAGCCTCGCGCTCTCCGAGATCGACTCGCCCACGTGGGAAGACGAAGTCTACGTGCGCTGGAGCGCTTCGGCCGGTGTGGTGCTGACGTCATGA
- a CDS encoding methyl-accepting chemotaxis protein, with protein sequence MTPLRLLGLRGRRRAGKSAGVVGDIAAYAGRLGIEICDVAGHVDEVAARVQRQTDVCHALRESAAHTLAGNHQIATAARAMRELSTGTAATVRQSQQTIEESLADIHGLVESVTVIETQIRALKSALAHVSKVSEEISLIARQTQLLALNAAIEAARAGESGKSFAVVAAEVKNLSAKTAQATGQIEQTLGQLTQQTEQLIAEGTANTERAHRVREGTHTIGEAVHSTGQAIMQLDEHAGQIAQLTGEIETKCDGLESQVGEMVAGVEDSGRNFVQAKDQLGKLLEVSETLIELTAATGVETDDTRFIETVQRAAAHVSKLFEGALARGEIGEADLFDSVYAPVPNTNPQQHMTRFTAFTDRVLPAILEPLLTFDERVAFCVAIDPRGYIPTHNRKFSHPQGADPVWNAANCRNHRIFNDRAGRAAGSHTKPFLLQTYRRDMGGGTFVMMKDASAPIFVNGRHWGGFRMGYRL encoded by the coding sequence ATGACACCTTTGCGTTTGCTGGGCCTGCGCGGTCGCCGCCGCGCGGGAAAATCCGCCGGCGTCGTCGGCGACATTGCCGCGTACGCCGGCAGGCTCGGTATCGAGATCTGCGATGTGGCGGGCCACGTCGACGAAGTCGCCGCGCGCGTGCAGCGTCAGACCGACGTGTGCCATGCCCTGCGCGAGTCGGCGGCCCATACCCTCGCCGGCAACCATCAGATCGCCACGGCAGCGCGCGCCATGCGCGAGCTGAGCACGGGCACCGCCGCCACCGTGCGGCAGTCGCAGCAGACCATCGAGGAATCGCTCGCCGACATTCACGGGCTGGTTGAGAGCGTCACCGTCATCGAGACGCAGATCCGGGCGCTCAAGAGCGCGCTCGCGCACGTTTCGAAGGTCTCCGAGGAGATCTCCCTGATCGCGCGGCAGACCCAGCTTCTTGCGCTGAACGCGGCCATCGAAGCGGCGCGCGCGGGCGAGTCCGGCAAGAGCTTCGCCGTGGTCGCGGCCGAGGTGAAGAACCTCTCCGCCAAAACCGCGCAGGCCACTGGCCAGATCGAGCAAACGCTCGGACAGCTCACGCAGCAGACTGAGCAGCTCATCGCCGAGGGCACCGCCAACACCGAACGCGCGCACCGCGTGCGCGAAGGCACGCATACCATCGGCGAAGCCGTGCACAGCACCGGCCAGGCGATCATGCAGCTCGACGAGCACGCCGGTCAGATCGCTCAACTCACGGGCGAGATCGAGACGAAATGCGACGGACTCGAAAGCCAGGTGGGCGAGATGGTCGCGGGCGTCGAAGATTCGGGGCGCAACTTCGTGCAGGCGAAGGATCAGCTCGGCAAGCTGCTCGAGGTCTCGGAAACGCTCATCGAGCTTACCGCCGCCACGGGCGTGGAAACCGACGACACGCGTTTCATCGAGACCGTACAGCGCGCCGCCGCCCACGTCAGCAAGCTGTTCGAGGGCGCGCTCGCGCGTGGCGAGATTGGCGAAGCGGATCTGTTCGACAGCGTCTACGCGCCGGTGCCGAACACGAACCCGCAGCAGCATATGACTCGCTTCACGGCGTTCACCGACCGTGTGCTGCCCGCGATCCTCGAACCACTGCTCACGTTCGACGAACGCGTCGCCTTCTGCGTAGCGATCGATCCACGCGGCTACATTCCGACGCACAATCGCAAGTTCTCACATCCGCAAGGCGCCGACCCGGTGTGGAATGCCGCGAACTGCCGCAATCACCGCATCTTCAACGACCGTGCGGGGCGCGCCGCCGGCTCGCACACCAAGCCTTTCCTGCTGCAAACGTACCGCCGCGACATGGGCGGCGGCACGTTCGTGATGATGAAGGACGCTTCCGCGCCGATCTTCGTGAACGGCAGGCACTGGGGCGGGTTTCGCATGGGATACCGGCTGTAG